From a region of the Deinococcus aestuarii genome:
- a CDS encoding S8 family serine peptidase has product MNRLPVLLTAALLLCACTQAPSSIPPRTVDLGTRLSLPTVQAFAGSWTVEGVPSWLTVSPPKGTGDVRLTVTADRGQATRTAADQARLSGQITVAWQRGQESGRATWTVTADQYTLTGRVVDAAQAQGADVGLRAEATPAPTPQARGVIVKYRSAAAQSVALGRGGAARELTRDTLARLNVPPSSRRDLGGRAVRLETRDVEGALRALRADPDVEYAVPNAVLRAQAAPVVPTDQYAGLQWSSRLLGYGSVWRDMEGGAYTRPVTVAVVDSGVRYDHPDLEGQLYGPGDGALDVLGFQAAAPDAAGYDNGDGDGPDLDPTDPDTPGRTQGSHGTHVSGIIAARWGENRQACPECSTSGVVGAVYRAPVKVLPVRAIDASGGAEIADVALAVRYAAGLAVTLDGQTHTNPHPAQVVNLSLGGDVDAATARPLCDAVADAARAGALVVAAAGNGYGTTPYYPAACEGAVAVASVTLSGASAPERAAYSNSYPQVALAAPGGVDPQGATFFGGGTLNGQPFPDLILSTEWDYAGDAPVYLAESGTSQAAPQVSALAALLLSKGVTAGREDTLARLVATATDLGPVGRDEQFGFGMVNAAAALGAPAVSDTLGVRMQDARGNAFQPALDPLGRFSAFLPDGTFRVVGGRDRDGNGVYGEPHEPRAEGSATLGPARTSAALGDLTPQP; this is encoded by the coding sequence ATGAACCGTCTCCCCGTCCTGCTCACCGCCGCCCTCCTGCTCTGCGCCTGTACCCAGGCGCCCTCCAGCATTCCCCCGCGAACGGTCGACCTCGGCACGCGGCTGAGTCTCCCGACGGTCCAGGCCTTCGCGGGGAGTTGGACCGTGGAGGGGGTGCCCTCCTGGCTCACCGTCTCGCCCCCGAAGGGGACGGGCGACGTGCGGCTGACCGTGACGGCGGACCGGGGGCAGGCGACCCGGACGGCGGCGGACCAGGCGAGGCTGAGCGGCCAGATCACCGTCGCGTGGCAGCGCGGGCAGGAGAGCGGACGCGCGACGTGGACGGTCACCGCCGACCAGTACACCCTGACCGGGCGGGTGGTGGACGCGGCGCAGGCCCAGGGAGCGGACGTGGGCCTGCGGGCGGAGGCGACCCCGGCCCCGACCCCGCAGGCGCGCGGCGTCATCGTGAAGTACCGCTCGGCGGCGGCGCAGTCGGTCGCGCTCGGGCGGGGCGGGGCCGCGCGGGAGCTCACGCGGGACACCCTGGCGCGGCTGAACGTGCCGCCCTCCTCCCGGCGTGACCTCGGCGGGCGGGCCGTGCGGCTGGAGACGCGGGACGTGGAGGGGGCCCTGCGGGCGCTGCGGGCCGACCCCGACGTCGAATACGCCGTGCCCAACGCCGTCCTGCGGGCCCAGGCCGCCCCGGTCGTGCCGACGGACCAGTACGCGGGGCTGCAATGGAGTTCCCGCCTGCTCGGGTACGGGAGCGTGTGGCGCGACATGGAGGGGGGCGCGTACACCCGGCCCGTCACGGTGGCCGTGGTGGACTCCGGCGTGCGCTACGACCACCCCGACCTGGAGGGGCAACTGTACGGGCCGGGGGACGGGGCGCTCGACGTGCTGGGCTTCCAGGCGGCGGCCCCCGACGCGGCAGGCTACGACAACGGCGACGGGGACGGCCCGGACCTCGACCCCACCGACCCCGACACGCCCGGCCGTACCCAGGGCAGCCACGGCACCCACGTCAGCGGCATCATCGCGGCCCGCTGGGGCGAGAACCGGCAGGCCTGCCCGGAGTGCAGCACGAGCGGGGTGGTGGGGGCGGTCTACCGCGCGCCCGTCAAGGTGCTCCCGGTGCGCGCCATCGACGCCTCGGGGGGCGCCGAGATCGCGGACGTGGCCCTCGCCGTGCGCTACGCGGCGGGCCTGGCGGTGACCCTGGACGGCCAGACGCACACCAACCCCCACCCGGCGCAGGTCGTCAACCTCAGCCTGGGCGGGGACGTGGACGCGGCGACGGCCCGGCCCCTGTGCGACGCCGTGGCCGACGCGGCGAGGGCGGGCGCACTCGTGGTCGCGGCGGCGGGGAACGGATACGGGACGACGCCCTATTACCCCGCCGCCTGCGAGGGGGCGGTGGCGGTCGCCAGCGTGACCCTCTCGGGGGCGAGCGCCCCGGAGCGGGCCGCCTACAGCAACAGCTACCCGCAGGTCGCCCTCGCGGCACCGGGCGGGGTGGACCCGCAGGGCGCGACCTTTTTCGGGGGCGGGACCCTGAACGGCCAGCCCTTCCCGGACCTGATCCTCTCGACCGAGTGGGACTACGCGGGGGACGCGCCCGTCTACCTCGCCGAGTCGGGCACGAGTCAGGCCGCCCCGCAGGTGAGCGCCCTCGCCGCGCTGCTGCTGAGCAAGGGGGTCACGGCGGGCCGCGAGGACACGCTCGCCCGGCTGGTGGCGACGGCCACCGACCTCGGCCCGGTGGGGCGCGATGAGCAGTTCGGCTTCGGGATGGTCAACGCGGCGGCGGCCCTCGGCGCCCCGGCGGTGAGCGACACCCTCGGCGTGCGGATGCAGGACGCGCGCGGGAACGCCTTCCAGCCCGCGCTCGACCCCCTGGGCCGCTTCAGCGCGTTCCTGCCGGACGGCACCTTCCGGGTGGTCGGCGGGCGCGACCGGGACGGCAACGGCGTGTACGGGGAGCCGCACGAGCCGCGCGCCGAGGGGTCGGCCACCCTGGGCCCGGCGCGGACGAGCGCGGCGCTGGGCGACCTGACCCCGCAGCCCTGA
- a CDS encoding DUF2227 family putative metal-binding protein, whose protein sequence is MPSGRVHNLINIAAYSVLAAGVLLASRAGLVTVTPVQALNFTLGFAAGTFLLSPDLDLAEGRVDSKRHWGLLGILWVPYGMIFSHRGLSHTWVVGPLTRLAYVAVVVALVVGLLRTFVPGVPLPGIPEPISLKFLVPILLGYYLSQWLHLIADGVRPDHGMRRGMRKLGR, encoded by the coding sequence GTGCCCAGCGGACGCGTCCACAACCTCATCAACATCGCCGCCTACAGCGTTCTTGCCGCGGGGGTCCTGCTCGCTTCCCGGGCGGGGCTCGTTACCGTGACGCCCGTGCAGGCGCTGAACTTCACCCTCGGCTTCGCGGCGGGCACCTTCCTCCTCTCGCCCGACCTCGACCTCGCGGAGGGGCGGGTGGACAGCAAGCGCCACTGGGGCCTGCTCGGCATCCTGTGGGTGCCCTACGGCATGATCTTCAGCCACCGGGGCTTATCCCACACCTGGGTCGTCGGCCCGCTCACCCGCCTCGCGTACGTCGCCGTGGTCGTCGCCCTCGTCGTCGGGTTGCTGCGCACCTTCGTGCCGGGGGTGCCTCTGCCGGGCATTCCCGAGCCGATCAGCCTCAAGTTCCTCGTCCCCATCCTGCTGGGCTACTACCTCAGCCAGTGGCTCCACCTCATCGCCGACGGGGTAAGGCCCGACCACGGGATGCGGCGGGGGATGCGGAAGCTGGGGAGGTGA
- a CDS encoding ABC transporter substrate-binding protein — protein sequence MKKVLLTALLAALPSAGAATLVFGANGDPVSLEPGNITDGISILVQRQIYDTLVDFKEGTTDLTPGLATSWKSNANATQWTFTLRPGVRFHDGTPMNADAVVFNVSRWWDPKHPYGFRDQGRTFEIVGELLGGYKGDATAVIKNIVKVGDTTVRFDLNKPSSVFPNVMAAGYFGIASPTAIRKDGAKYGTPASRPVGTGPFIFQAWRTGDRVTLLPNKLYWGEKAKVDQLVIRAIKDPSQRLNELKAGTIDFTNDLTPEALKSVQADRNLVAVKRPSFNVGFVSLNNRNQYLKNDKVRQAISMAINKDAIVEAFWPGLGISNASFVPPVLAWANSKNVPADYKFDPQAAKKMLADAGYPNGLSIDLWYMPVSRPYFPSPKPIAEAIAADLSAIGIKVNLKTEDWAKYLEDRNKEPGFDMYMIGWTGDYGDPDNFYSAYYGATASDDINWNPPQLQRLLEQGRAAVSQADKAKVYAQIHEITYGANYRIPVVHSQPLAAARTYVKGWVPSPLGSEPFNTISVVGKR from the coding sequence ATGAAGAAAGTGCTTCTGACCGCCCTGCTCGCCGCCCTGCCCTCTGCGGGCGCGGCGACCCTCGTCTTCGGCGCGAACGGTGATCCCGTCAGCCTGGAGCCGGGGAACATCACCGACGGCATCTCGATCCTGGTGCAGCGCCAGATCTACGACACCCTGGTGGACTTCAAGGAGGGCACGACCGACCTCACCCCCGGGCTGGCGACGAGCTGGAAGAGCAACGCGAACGCGACGCAGTGGACCTTCACCCTGCGTCCGGGCGTGCGCTTCCACGACGGCACGCCGATGAACGCGGACGCGGTGGTCTTCAACGTGAGCCGCTGGTGGGACCCCAAGCACCCCTACGGCTTCCGCGACCAGGGCCGCACCTTCGAGATCGTGGGCGAGCTGCTCGGCGGGTACAAGGGTGATGCCACCGCCGTCATCAAGAACATCGTGAAGGTGGGCGACACGACGGTGCGCTTCGACCTCAACAAGCCCTCCAGCGTGTTCCCGAACGTGATGGCCGCCGGGTATTTCGGCATCGCCAGCCCCACCGCCATCCGCAAGGACGGCGCGAAATACGGCACGCCCGCGAGTAGGCCCGTCGGCACGGGTCCCTTCATCTTCCAGGCGTGGCGCACGGGTGACCGGGTGACCCTGCTTCCCAACAAGCTGTACTGGGGCGAGAAGGCCAAGGTGGACCAGCTCGTGATCCGGGCGATCAAGGACCCCTCGCAGCGGCTGAACGAGCTCAAGGCTGGGACCATCGACTTTACCAACGACCTGACGCCCGAGGCCCTCAAGAGCGTGCAGGCCGACCGCAACCTCGTGGCGGTGAAGCGGCCCTCCTTCAACGTGGGCTTCGTGAGCCTGAACAACCGCAACCAGTACCTCAAGAACGACAAAGTCCGGCAGGCGATCTCCATGGCGATCAACAAGGACGCCATCGTGGAGGCCTTCTGGCCGGGGCTGGGCATCAGCAACGCCTCATTCGTGCCGCCGGTGCTGGCGTGGGCGAACTCGAAGAACGTGCCCGCCGACTACAAGTTCGACCCCCAGGCCGCCAAGAAGATGCTCGCGGACGCGGGTTACCCGAACGGCCTGTCCATCGACCTGTGGTACATGCCGGTCAGCCGCCCGTACTTCCCGAGCCCCAAGCCCATCGCCGAGGCCATCGCCGCCGACCTCAGCGCCATCGGGATCAAGGTGAACCTCAAGACCGAGGACTGGGCGAAGTACCTCGAAGACCGCAACAAGGAACCCGGCTTCGACATGTACATGATCGGCTGGACCGGGGACTACGGCGATCCCGACAACTTCTACAGCGCGTACTACGGGGCGACCGCCTCGGACGACATCAACTGGAACCCGCCGCAGCTCCAGCGCCTGCTCGAGCAGGGCCGCGCCGCCGTGTCGCAGGCCGACAAGGCCAAGGTCTACGCGCAGATTCACGAGATCACGTACGGCGCGAACTACCGCATCCCGGTCGTTCACAGCCAGCCGCTCGCCGCCGCGCGCACCTACGTCAAGGGGTGGGTGCCGAGCCCGCTGGGCAGCGAGCCCTTCAACACGATCAGCGTGGTCGGCAAGCGGTAA